AGGAAGAGGAGGAAGGCGTGAACCCGAATGTTCTCCAGACCCAGGCTGAACGCTTTCTCGCGGACTTGAAGCGCAGCCCGCACACGGTCCGCGCCTACCGCGCGGACCTGCGGCACCTGGCCGGGTGGCTAGAAGAAACAGGACATTTCCTGACTGCTGAAGGTCTCGACGCCTACTTCGCCACTCACGCACAGTGGGCAGCTTCCACCCGGAATCGCAAACAGACGGCTCTGGAACGTTTCTGCCGCTGGGCACTGCAACGCGAGTTGCTGGACCGTGATCCCACCCTGCATCTGGAGCGCCCTAGCCTGCCGCCCCCACATCCACGGGGACTACGCCGGGAGGAGATCGAGCGCATCTTCGCTGAGATTCCAGCCGAACAGGCGCGGGATGCTCTGCTGTTCCGCCTGGTTTTCGAGACGGGAATACGCATCGGTGAAGCGTTGGGCGCGCACGTAGAGGATCTCGACCTGACCCGGGGCGACGAGCACCTGACGGTGCTGGGCAAGGGAGGTCGGAAGCGAACGGTACTGCTCGACGATCCCAGGCTGGTCAACCTGCTGCGGCGCTACCTGCGGACCCTGGGCTACACGCGTGGGCCACTGTTCCAGGCCAGGAAGAACGGGCGAGGGGGACCGCTGCGGTATCAGAGCGTGCAGGAACGCTGGCAGGGATACGCCGAACGCGCCGGGGTGACCTGCACCCTGCATCAACTCCGCTACAGCCACGCGACGGAACTGGTGAACGGCGGCGTGAGCCTGGCAACCATCCGGAAACGGCTGGGGCATCAGCACATTCAGACGAGCCTGCGGTACGCGGAGGTGAGTGACCAGACGGCGGATGCGGAAGTGCGGTGGTGGCGACGGAGGAAATGAGTCTAATACATACCGTTCTACAAAATGGTCGTACTCGTCCATAACCTTACGCACCCTAAGTAACTCCCAGGCATGGAACCACGGCGATTAGGGGTTGACAGGGCCGAAGTTCTGGAAAC
The genomic region above belongs to Deinococcus fonticola and contains:
- a CDS encoding tyrosine-type recombinase/integrase translates to MNPNVLQTQAERFLADLKRSPHTVRAYRADLRHLAGWLEETGHFLTAEGLDAYFATHAQWAASTRNRKQTALERFCRWALQRELLDRDPTLHLERPSLPPPHPRGLRREEIERIFAEIPAEQARDALLFRLVFETGIRIGEALGAHVEDLDLTRGDEHLTVLGKGGRKRTVLLDDPRLVNLLRRYLRTLGYTRGPLFQARKNGRGGPLRYQSVQERWQGYAERAGVTCTLHQLRYSHATELVNGGVSLATIRKRLGHQHIQTSLRYAEVSDQTADAEVRWWRRRK